The following coding sequences lie in one Oscillatoria sp. FACHB-1406 genomic window:
- a CDS encoding DegT/DnrJ/EryC1/StrS family aminotransferase: MTSSSIHIPFVDLSFQHEPIQAQIEAAVRAILHQGNFVLGEELADFERAFALACGVRYGVGVASGTDAIALGLQACGIGEGDEVIVPTNTFIATVIGVLKAKATPVLVDCHLDTALIDLEAAAKVVTAQTKAILPVHLYGQMVSPAQLLDFASNHNLIVFEDSAQAHLAKREGYLAGSIGLASAFSFYPSKNLGAFGDGGALVTHDEQVAKTMRSYRNYGATQKYIHVNPGTNSRLDTLQAAILKVKLPHLSAWNQARNTAAQQYDRALEPLRDRGITPIRNESGSGHVYHLYVARVSEACPMTRETLQEKLAAAGIQTGIHYPIPCHLQPAYQFLGYQAGDFPNAETLSREIISLPMYPGLDETQVKTVAGCLQEIINL; this comes from the coding sequence ATGACCTCAAGTTCTATACACATCCCGTTTGTCGATCTTTCTTTCCAGCACGAACCGATTCAAGCTCAAATTGAAGCAGCGGTTCGCGCCATTCTCCATCAAGGAAATTTCGTGTTAGGGGAAGAACTCGCCGATTTCGAGCGAGCGTTTGCGTTGGCGTGCGGCGTTCGTTATGGGGTTGGGGTGGCTTCCGGAACGGACGCGATCGCGCTAGGATTGCAAGCGTGCGGCATTGGCGAGGGCGATGAGGTTATCGTCCCCACCAATACCTTTATCGCAACCGTTATCGGCGTTCTCAAAGCTAAGGCAACCCCCGTTTTAGTAGACTGCCACCTCGATACGGCACTTATCGATCTCGAAGCAGCGGCGAAGGTTGTAACGGCGCAAACCAAAGCGATACTGCCGGTGCATCTTTACGGACAAATGGTTTCGCCCGCACAACTCCTAGATTTTGCCAGCAACCACAATCTTATCGTGTTTGAAGATTCCGCTCAAGCGCACCTCGCTAAACGCGAAGGATACCTCGCTGGTTCGATTGGGTTAGCGAGTGCCTTTAGCTTCTATCCGAGTAAGAATCTCGGCGCTTTTGGGGATGGCGGCGCACTCGTTACCCATGACGAACAAGTTGCAAAAACAATGCGCTCTTATCGAAATTACGGCGCAACACAAAAATACATTCATGTCAACCCCGGAACCAATAGTCGTCTGGATACGTTGCAGGCAGCAATTCTCAAGGTGAAATTGCCGCACCTTAGCGCTTGGAATCAGGCGCGCAATACCGCAGCCCAACAGTACGATCGCGCCCTAGAACCGTTACGCGATCGCGGGATTACTCCGATTCGCAATGAATCCGGTAGCGGCCACGTCTACCATCTCTATGTCGCGCGCGTTAGCGAAGCTTGCCCGATGACGCGAGAAACCCTACAAGAAAAACTCGCCGCCGCAGGCATTCAAACCGGCATTCATTACCCAATTCCCTGCCATCTCCAGCCCGCTTACCAGTTCCTAGGCTACCAAGCCGGAGACTTCCCCAATGCCGAAACCTTATCGCGAGAAATTATTTCTTTACCGATGTATCCAGGTTTGGATGAAACTCAGGTTAAAACTGTAGCAGGGTGCTTGCAGGAAATTATTAATTTATAA
- a CDS encoding AAA family ATPase encodes MAIPARYQKIVHRWKQIPLDYSEQGIELHLVQPMFEALGYSTGLVKSNVSLGTGSGLKADHLIFTDPTQPPVLVVEVKKRIAALANAASDEDFLKLCHQPNSLYRLAVGYRDGSNNNNGICQYLNKSNSNIHPNRLASYGLVINGDFFQLWRRVDGLVLPLTPLQRMTANSIPKLMQQLEHCFNAPKRALITAIWNRKGGVAKTTNTLNLGAVLALAGKKVLLIDLDTQTDLTRSFQIHSKDHKDCLYQCFTDLQAGKTTNARAILKHCIGSRSFPTIDKKSFSLDILAGEQDTLVNIRDDKTNFSQRDKVKILKKMLDILAKDYDYIFIDVSPARDDLMVMMLFGCDTLLIPSDYSRKTLHHAADLYQMDAKTVRDKREQQDKLYIGPWNLGLVFSNCPTGVTPTSQLERCIQKELQKKNFIGKQCKTRLAIYAQTKLAEYKNAPVICWQNSPITKLYHKLVEEIFLQHHFLDD; translated from the coding sequence ATGGCTATTCCCGCTCGTTATCAAAAGATTGTCCATCGGTGGAAGCAAATTCCTCTGGATTATTCAGAGCAAGGCATAGAACTTCACTTAGTACAGCCTATGTTTGAGGCACTCGGTTACTCAACAGGTCTCGTAAAATCGAATGTTAGTTTGGGAACTGGGTCTGGGTTAAAAGCCGACCATCTGATTTTCACTGATCCAACTCAACCGCCGGTTTTAGTTGTTGAAGTCAAAAAACGAATTGCAGCTTTAGCAAATGCTGCTTCCGATGAGGATTTTCTGAAGTTATGCCATCAACCGAATTCCTTGTATCGATTAGCGGTTGGTTATCGCGATGGTTCCAATAACAATAATGGAATTTGTCAATATCTGAATAAGAGTAACTCAAATATCCACCCAAATCGCCTCGCTTCCTACGGTTTAGTTATCAATGGCGATTTCTTTCAACTCTGGAGGCGCGTTGATGGTTTAGTGCTGCCGCTCACACCCCTGCAACGAATGACAGCAAACAGTATACCAAAGTTAATGCAGCAACTCGAACACTGCTTTAACGCGCCCAAGAGAGCATTAATTACTGCTATTTGGAACCGGAAAGGGGGAGTAGCTAAGACAACGAATACCTTGAATTTAGGTGCAGTATTAGCATTAGCGGGAAAAAAAGTTCTTTTGATCGATCTCGATACTCAAACGGACTTAACGCGCTCGTTTCAAATTCATTCTAAAGATCATAAAGACTGTTTATATCAATGTTTTACCGATCTTCAGGCAGGGAAAACAACTAACGCACGTGCTATTCTCAAACATTGCATCGGATCTCGTTCTTTTCCGACTATCGATAAAAAGTCATTTTCTCTCGATATTCTAGCCGGAGAACAAGATACTTTAGTTAACATTAGAGATGATAAGACCAACTTTTCTCAAAGAGATAAAGTTAAAATTCTAAAAAAGATGCTAGATATACTTGCAAAAGATTATGATTACATTTTTATAGATGTTTCTCCCGCACGAGACGATCTAATGGTTATGATGTTGTTTGGCTGCGATACGCTCCTGATTCCATCAGATTACAGTAGAAAAACGTTACATCATGCCGCAGATTTATATCAAATGGATGCTAAAACAGTTAGAGATAAGCGAGAACAGCAAGATAAGCTCTATATTGGCCCTTGGAATCTTGGATTAGTATTTAGCAACTGTCCTACTGGAGTAACCCCAACTTCTCAACTAGAACGATGTATTCAAAAAGAGCTTCAAAAAAAGAATTTTATTGGGAAACAGTGTAAAACTCGTTTGGCAATTTATGCTCAAACCAAGCTAGCTGAATATAAAAATGCTCCTGTTATCTGTTGGCAAAACTCACCCATCACTAAGCTATATCATAAGCTAGTTGAGGAAATTTTCTTACAACACCACTTTTTGGATGATTGA
- the alaS gene encoding alanine--tRNA ligase: MTYSLQYLSGSEIRDKFLNFYAERQHKILPSASLVPEDPTVLLTIAGMLPFKPIFLGQKPAPTPRATTSQKCIRTNDIENVGRTARHHTFFEMLGNFSFGDYFKEQAIAWAWELSTEVFGLPPERLVPSVYEEDDEAFAIWRDKIGIAEHRIQRMGADDNFWVSGPTGPCGPCSEIYYDFHPEKGDKEIDLEDDTRFIEFYNLVFMQYNRDIDGNLTPLQNQNIDTGMGLERMAQILQNVPNNYETDFIFPIIKTAAEIAGIDYSKADDKTQVSLKVIGDHVRAVVHLIADGVRASNLGRGYILRRLIRRVVRHGRLIGIEGEFIAKVAETAIQLSEAVYPIVREKSEQIKEELQREEVQFTKTLERGEKLLAEIVGQAANLHQTEISGSDAFKLFDTYGFPFELTEEIAEEQGLTVDRAGFEAEMEKQRDRGRKAYRIIDLTDGEDFDGVSTDLQGTEFLGYSDPHAIATITAIVVDGQMVEAAEAGTEVRVILDKTPFYAESGGQIGDKGYLSGDNLLIRIEDVQKASNLFIHEGRIDRGSLQIGDVVTAQIDRACRRRLQANHTATHLLQAALKKIVDESVSQAGSLVAFDRLRFDFNLPRPVTADELQQIEELVNAWISESHAAEVNIMPIEEAKTKGAIAMFGEKYGSEVRVIDFPGVSMELCGGTHVENTAEIGAFKIISEAGISSGVRRIEAVAGPAILDYLNVRDKVVRELSDRFKVQPEEVTERVNKLQAELKATQKELEEVKKQLALSQSERLLEAAESIGDYKLLVAQMEGADPESLKTAAERLQQKLGESAVVLASVPEAGKVSLVAAFSPKVNKDKKLQAGKFIGEIAKLCGGGGGGRPNLAQAGGRDASKLPEALEFAKGQLREGLK, translated from the coding sequence ATGACTTACTCTCTCCAATACTTAAGCGGCAGCGAAATTCGCGATAAATTCTTAAATTTCTACGCCGAACGGCAGCACAAAATTCTCCCCAGTGCTTCCCTCGTCCCGGAAGATCCCACCGTTTTATTAACGATCGCGGGGATGTTACCCTTTAAACCGATCTTCCTCGGGCAAAAACCTGCCCCTACCCCCCGCGCCACCACCTCGCAGAAGTGCATCCGTACCAACGATATTGAAAATGTCGGACGCACGGCGCGCCACCACACCTTTTTCGAGATGTTGGGCAACTTTAGCTTTGGGGACTATTTTAAAGAACAAGCGATCGCGTGGGCGTGGGAACTGTCCACCGAAGTCTTTGGTTTGCCCCCAGAACGTCTCGTCCCCAGCGTTTACGAAGAAGATGACGAAGCCTTTGCCATTTGGCGCGACAAAATTGGCATCGCCGAACATCGCATTCAACGCATGGGTGCGGACGATAACTTTTGGGTATCCGGCCCAACCGGCCCTTGTGGCCCTTGTTCCGAGATTTACTACGATTTTCATCCCGAAAAAGGCGATAAAGAAATCGATCTCGAAGACGATACGCGGTTTATCGAGTTTTATAACTTGGTATTCATGCAATATAACCGCGATATCGATGGCAACTTAACGCCGTTGCAAAACCAAAATATCGATACCGGGATGGGATTGGAACGCATGGCGCAAATCCTCCAAAACGTCCCCAATAACTACGAAACCGATTTCATTTTTCCGATTATTAAAACTGCCGCAGAAATTGCTGGAATTGATTACAGCAAAGCCGACGATAAGACCCAAGTTTCCTTAAAAGTGATCGGGGATCACGTTCGGGCGGTCGTGCATTTAATTGCTGATGGCGTGAGGGCTTCTAATTTAGGGCGCGGTTATATTTTACGGCGTTTGATTCGGCGCGTGGTTCGTCATGGCCGTTTAATTGGGATTGAAGGCGAGTTCATCGCGAAGGTAGCAGAAACCGCGATTCAACTCTCAGAAGCCGTTTACCCGATCGTGCGCGAAAAATCCGAGCAAATTAAGGAAGAATTGCAGCGGGAAGAAGTGCAGTTTACCAAGACGTTAGAACGAGGCGAGAAACTGTTAGCTGAGATCGTCGGACAAGCCGCCAATTTGCATCAAACCGAAATTTCTGGGTCGGATGCGTTTAAATTATTTGATACCTATGGTTTTCCGTTTGAACTGACTGAAGAAATCGCCGAAGAACAGGGCTTAACGGTCGATCGCGCCGGTTTTGAAGCAGAAATGGAAAAACAACGCGATCGCGGCCGTAAAGCCTATAGAATCATCGATCTGACCGACGGCGAAGACTTCGACGGCGTTTCGACAGACTTGCAAGGGACGGAATTCCTCGGTTACAGCGATCCGCACGCGATCGCGACGATTACTGCTATTGTCGTCGATGGGCAGATGGTAGAAGCCGCAGAAGCCGGAACGGAAGTGCGCGTTATCCTCGATAAAACGCCATTCTATGCAGAATCCGGCGGACAAATCGGCGATAAAGGCTACTTAAGCGGCGATAACCTACTGATTCGCATTGAGGACGTACAAAAAGCCTCAAATCTGTTCATTCACGAAGGACGCATCGATCGCGGCAGCTTGCAAATCGGCGATGTCGTCACCGCCCAAATCGATCGCGCTTGTCGTCGTCGCTTGCAAGCCAATCATACCGCAACGCACCTGTTACAAGCCGCTTTGAAGAAGATTGTCGATGAGTCCGTCTCGCAGGCGGGTTCCTTAGTCGCGTTCGATCGCTTGCGGTTTGACTTTAATTTACCGCGTCCGGTGACAGCCGACGAATTGCAGCAGATCGAAGAGTTGGTGAACGCTTGGATTTCCGAGTCGCACGCCGCCGAGGTTAATATTATGCCGATTGAAGAGGCAAAAACCAAGGGCGCGATCGCGATGTTCGGCGAAAAGTACGGCAGCGAAGTGCGCGTGATTGACTTCCCCGGCGTATCGATGGAACTATGCGGCGGCACTCACGTGGAGAATACGGCAGAAATTGGCGCGTTTAAGATTATCTCCGAAGCGGGGATATCGTCGGGCGTGCGGCGTATCGAAGCCGTTGCGGGGCCTGCGATCTTAGATTACCTCAACGTGCGCGATAAAGTCGTCCGGGAATTGAGCGATCGCTTCAAAGTCCAACCGGAAGAAGTTACCGAACGCGTTAATAAATTGCAAGCCGAATTAAAAGCAACGCAGAAGGAACTAGAAGAGGTAAAAAAACAACTGGCATTGAGTCAGTCCGAACGGTTGTTAGAAGCAGCAGAAAGCATCGGTGACTATAAACTTTTAGTCGCGCAAATGGAAGGCGCAGATCCCGAAAGTTTGAAAACTGCTGCCGAACGGTTGCAGCAAAAATTGGGTGAAAGCGCCGTTGTTCTCGCCTCCGTTCCCGAAGCTGGGAAGGTAAGTTTAGTCGCAGCTTTCAGTCCGAAAGTGAATAAAGATAAGAAGCTACAAGCCGGAAAATTTATCGGTGAAATCGCCAAACTATGCGGCGGCGGCGGCGGCGGACGACCGAACTTAGCCCAAGCGGGGGGACGCGATGCGAGTAAGTTACCCGAAGCTTTGGAGTTTGCTAAGGGGCAGTTAAGGGAAGGATTGAAGTAA